A single window of Trichocoleus sp. DNA harbors:
- the bchL gene encoding ferredoxin:protochlorophyllide reductase (ATP-dependent) iron-sulfur ATP-binding protein: MKLAVYGKGGIGKSTTSCNISVALARRGKKVLQIGCDPKHDSTFTLTGFLIPTIIDTLQEKDYHYEDVWSEDVIYKGYGGVDCVEAGGPPAGAGCGGYVVGETVKLLKELNAFDEYDVILFDVLGDVVCGGFAAPLNYADYCMIVTDNGFDALFAANRIAASVREKARTHPLRLAGLIGNRTSKRDLIDKYIESVPMPVLEILPLIEDIRVSRVKGKTLFEMAESDPSLNYVCDYYLNIADQILSRPEGVVPQDSPDRELFTLLSDFYLNPAKPPVRAEEELDLMMV; this comes from the coding sequence GTGAAACTAGCAGTTTACGGTAAAGGTGGAATTGGCAAGTCCACAACGAGTTGTAATATCTCCGTTGCGCTGGCACGTCGCGGCAAAAAGGTTCTGCAAATTGGCTGTGACCCAAAGCACGATAGCACCTTCACCCTGACCGGCTTTTTGATTCCCACCATCATCGATACGCTGCAAGAAAAGGATTATCACTACGAAGATGTTTGGTCGGAAGATGTGATCTACAAAGGCTACGGCGGCGTAGACTGCGTTGAGGCAGGTGGTCCTCCAGCAGGTGCGGGCTGTGGCGGCTATGTAGTTGGTGAAACGGTCAAACTGCTGAAAGAACTGAATGCTTTCGATGAATATGATGTGATTCTGTTTGACGTACTGGGAGATGTGGTTTGCGGCGGGTTTGCGGCTCCACTCAACTATGCTGACTACTGCATGATTGTGACGGACAACGGCTTTGATGCGCTGTTTGCCGCTAACCGTATTGCAGCTTCAGTCCGCGAAAAAGCCCGAACTCATCCACTGCGGCTGGCAGGATTAATTGGCAACCGGACTTCTAAGCGGGACTTGATCGACAAATACATTGAATCTGTGCCAATGCCCGTCCTGGAAATTCTGCCGCTGATTGAAGACATTCGCGTTTCTCGCGTCAAAGGCAAAACGCTGTTTGAGATGGCAGAGTCTGACCCGTCACTCAACTATGTGTGCGACTACTACCTGAACATTGCAGACCAAATTCTGTCTCGTCCAGAAGGTGTTGTCCCCCAGGATTCGCCCGATCGCGAACTATTTACGCTGCTCTCTGACTTCTACCTCAACCCCGCTAAGCCGCCCGTTAGAGCCGAGGAAGAACTTGATTTGATGATGGTCTAG
- a CDS encoding Fur family transcriptional regulator encodes MQTGVAATKKPIRSLEDALDHCQLLGMRLSKQRRFILELLWQAKEHLSAREIYDRLNQQGKAIGHTSVYQNLEALSDQGVIECIERSDGRLYGNISDPHSHVNCLDTNQIMDVHIELPEDLIRQVEAQTGVRIQNYTINFFGYRQPEATSEA; translated from the coding sequence ATGCAAACGGGAGTAGCCGCAACCAAAAAACCAATTCGATCGCTAGAAGATGCACTTGATCACTGTCAATTGTTGGGGATGCGTCTGAGTAAACAGCGTCGCTTCATTCTGGAATTGCTGTGGCAGGCAAAGGAACATCTTTCAGCTCGTGAAATTTATGATCGCCTTAACCAGCAGGGCAAAGCGATCGGGCATACCTCGGTCTATCAGAATTTGGAAGCTCTGTCTGATCAAGGTGTGATTGAGTGTATTGAGCGATCGGATGGTCGTTTATATGGCAACATCAGCGATCCTCATAGTCACGTCAACTGTCTGGATACAAACCAGATTATGGACGTTCACATTGAGTTACCCGAAGATTTAATTCGGCAAGTTGAAGCCCAAACGGGTGTTCGTATCCAGAATTACACGATTAATTTCTTTGGCTATCGTCAGCCTGAAGCGACTTCAGAGGCGTAG
- a CDS encoding DUF5331 domain-containing protein, whose protein sequence is MNTEHLRKSLKVQWLDYYRKNRDWLVKLGIWVNCEGQRRPSSSFILATLSVLEPQLIQLLPLIVDLSSNPDRIVLALGLNFNPDEALEALNAAENSTNGLKMLPGSTEPIQLLEKPSNRLQKIKESKSHLPAKVDESCQGVGRSAQIRQD, encoded by the coding sequence GTGAATACTGAGCATCTCCGCAAATCTTTAAAAGTCCAGTGGCTCGACTACTACCGTAAGAACCGCGATTGGCTTGTAAAACTTGGTATTTGGGTCAACTGTGAAGGGCAGCGTCGTCCCTCTTCTAGTTTTATTCTGGCAACCCTCTCAGTTTTAGAGCCTCAGTTAATTCAGCTTTTACCGCTCATTGTTGACCTCAGCAGCAATCCCGATCGCATCGTTCTTGCGTTGGGGCTCAACTTCAACCCTGATGAAGCCTTAGAAGCCTTGAATGCAGCCGAGAATTCAACCAATGGCTTAAAAATGTTACCCGGTAGCACTGAACCCATTCAGCTGTTAGAGAAACCAAGTAACAGACTGCAAAAAATCAAAGAATCAAAAAGCCATTTGCCTGCAAAAGTGGACGAGTCCTGTCAGGGAGTGGGTCGTTCTGCCCAAATAAGACAGGATTAA